The following coding sequences are from one Oceanimonas doudoroffii window:
- a CDS encoding TetR/AcrR family transcriptional regulator yields the protein MIIVVRLLLAEPGFGNSKKSGRKFTMPCGQKTNPLPATGVAAALCYYSVIISLLLRAVAIPKKTRDRILAAALELFNERGEARVTTNHIAAYLGISPGNLYYHFRNKNDIVRCIFKQYCAHLTKSFTPATGSASASPALWFHYLDAVFYVMWEFRFFHANLEDILRRDPQLHAQYLEVQRRLEGHLQAQLREFNARKVLAVPEQDIATLAQTLTLMVSCWVSYRRMQLLQPCIIQAVLYEGMVRVLILLKPYFHENKGLELDQVLAHYHALAASPGDPFHK from the coding sequence ATGATCATCGTTGTTCGCCTCTTGCTGGCCGAACCCGGGTTCGGCAATTCGAAGAAAAGTGGGCGCAAGTTTACCATGCCCTGCGGCCAGAAAACTAACCCGCTGCCGGCGACGGGTGTGGCGGCGGCACTGTGTTACTATTCAGTTATCATTTCGTTGTTATTGCGTGCCGTGGCTATCCCCAAGAAAACCCGGGACCGCATTCTGGCTGCCGCCCTTGAACTGTTTAATGAGCGGGGCGAAGCCCGGGTGACCACCAATCATATTGCCGCCTACCTGGGCATCAGCCCGGGCAACCTCTACTATCACTTTCGCAACAAGAACGACATTGTTCGCTGTATTTTCAAACAGTATTGCGCACATTTAACCAAAAGCTTCACGCCGGCCACCGGCTCGGCCAGCGCCAGCCCGGCACTTTGGTTTCATTACCTGGATGCGGTGTTTTATGTGATGTGGGAGTTCCGTTTTTTTCACGCCAATCTCGAGGACATTCTGCGGCGGGATCCACAACTGCACGCACAATACCTCGAGGTGCAGCGGCGGCTGGAGGGCCATTTGCAGGCGCAGCTGCGGGAATTCAATGCTCGGAAAGTGCTGGCCGTGCCCGAGCAAGACATCGCCACCCTGGCGCAAACCCTGACATTGATGGTGTCCTGCTGGGTGAGTTACCGGCGCATGCAGTTGCTTCAGCCCTGCATCATCCAGGCGGTGCTTTATGAGGGAATGGTGCGTGTACTGATCCTGCTCAAGCCCTATTTCCATGAGAATAAAGGACTCGAGCTAGACCAGGTTCTGGCACATTATCACGCCCTGGCCGCCAGCCCCGGTGATCCCTTTCACAAATAG
- the rfaD gene encoding ADP-glyceromanno-heptose 6-epimerase, with the protein MIIVTGGAGFIGSNLVKTLNEQGRTDVVVIDDLTDGTKFVNLVDLTIADYLDKDEFLHRIVSGDEFEEWGGIEVIFHEGACSATTEWDGKFMMENNYEYSKDLLHYCLEREIPFIYASSAATYGGRNDNFIEEPQYEQPLNVYGYSKQLFDQYVRRLMPEINSQVVGLKYFNVYGPREQHKGSMSSVAFHLNTQLHKGENPKLFAGCDGYGDGGQMRDFIYVGDVCKVNLWFWQNPDVSGIFNCGTGRAEPFQNVADAVIDFHGKGQVEYIPFPDHLKGRYQSFTEADLTKLRAAGYPHEFKTVAEGVAEYMSWLNK; encoded by the coding sequence ATGATCATTGTAACTGGCGGTGCCGGCTTTATCGGCAGCAACCTGGTAAAAACCCTGAACGAGCAAGGCCGCACCGACGTGGTGGTGATCGACGATCTGACCGACGGCACCAAGTTCGTCAACCTGGTCGATCTGACCATCGCCGACTATCTGGACAAAGACGAGTTTCTGCACCGCATCGTGTCCGGCGACGAGTTCGAGGAGTGGGGTGGCATTGAGGTGATCTTCCACGAAGGCGCCTGCTCCGCCACCACAGAGTGGGACGGCAAGTTCATGATGGAGAACAACTACGAGTACTCCAAGGATCTGCTGCACTACTGCCTGGAGCGGGAAATTCCGTTTATCTACGCCTCTTCCGCCGCCACCTACGGCGGTCGCAACGACAACTTCATCGAAGAACCGCAATACGAGCAGCCGCTCAACGTGTACGGCTACTCCAAGCAGCTGTTTGACCAGTATGTGCGCCGCCTGATGCCGGAAATCAACTCTCAGGTCGTCGGCCTCAAGTACTTCAACGTATACGGCCCCCGAGAGCAGCACAAGGGCAGCATGTCGAGCGTGGCCTTTCATCTCAACACCCAGTTGCACAAGGGCGAAAACCCCAAGCTGTTCGCCGGCTGTGACGGCTACGGCGACGGCGGCCAGATGCGCGACTTCATCTATGTGGGCGACGTGTGCAAGGTCAACCTCTGGTTCTGGCAAAACCCGGACGTGTCCGGCATCTTCAACTGCGGCACCGGCCGTGCCGAACCCTTCCAGAACGTGGCCGATGCCGTCATCGACTTTCACGGCAAGGGCCAGGTGGAATACATTCCCTTTCCCGACCACCTGAAGGGCCGCTATCAGAGCTTTACCGAGGCCGATCTCACCAAGCTGCGTGCCGCCGGTTACCCCCACGAGTTCAAGACCGTGGCCGAGGGCGTGGCCGAGTACATGAGCTGGCTGAACAAGTAA
- a CDS encoding polysaccharide deacetylase family protein translates to MNILMALSQIEVTGAEVYATTVGDVLTERGHKVFYVSDTLTKPHRGAFFKLRFNKRSIPRRFWHVGYMVYLIKKHRIQLVHAHSRASSWSCYVACKLTGTPMITTVHGRQPVHASRKKFHALGDRALAVCEAVRNQLVSGLGVQPELIAIGRNGIDTNHYQPVPVPDNDKPVVSIIGRLSGPKGELCYRLLDQCLDLNRYRVQIASGSQVPERFERFKGKADFLGYVHDVPGLMAQSDLVIGAGRVAMEAILMQRPVFAVGEAETVGLVTPDNIDAAMASNFGDIGPTDLNIDFATLPAQITAALDTRFDSSALASTVKSAYDLQAVTTELEAHYQSVLVHRRRREVPIIMYHRFIKNESEKGIHGTYLHVNMLEKHFKLLKRLGYETLTFADLTDKGMASRLDAGKKYIIITVDDGYKDNYELLFPLLKKYGFKAVIYAVTGETFNRWDVEKPDNPEKAVELMTPAQIKEMADSGLVEFGGHTLTHPKLDQLGREQQRAEIAENKAQLEQLLGHKLTSFAYPFGIHNDDSKQLAKELGYPFAVATNSGPLAMHEDLWQIRRIAIFPRTDVFGLWRKIKGNYVFRKNK, encoded by the coding sequence ATGAACATTCTGATGGCATTGTCCCAGATTGAGGTGACCGGCGCGGAAGTGTATGCCACCACAGTGGGCGACGTGCTCACCGAGCGCGGCCACAAGGTGTTTTACGTCTCCGACACCCTGACCAAGCCGCACCGGGGAGCCTTTTTCAAACTGCGTTTTAACAAGCGCAGTATTCCCCGCCGGTTCTGGCACGTGGGTTATATGGTCTACCTGATTAAAAAGCACCGCATTCAGCTAGTGCATGCCCACAGCCGAGCCTCCAGCTGGAGCTGCTATGTGGCCTGCAAGCTCACCGGTACCCCCATGATCACCACAGTGCATGGTCGCCAGCCAGTACACGCTTCCCGCAAGAAGTTTCACGCCTTGGGCGATCGCGCCCTGGCGGTGTGCGAAGCAGTGCGGAATCAACTGGTTTCCGGTCTGGGAGTGCAACCCGAGCTGATTGCCATCGGACGTAACGGCATCGACACCAACCACTATCAGCCGGTGCCGGTGCCCGACAACGACAAGCCGGTTGTCAGCATCATCGGCCGCCTGAGCGGCCCCAAGGGCGAGCTGTGCTACCGGCTGCTGGATCAGTGTCTGGATCTGAACCGTTACCGGGTACAAATCGCTTCCGGCTCTCAAGTACCCGAGCGCTTTGAACGTTTTAAAGGCAAAGCCGACTTTCTCGGTTACGTGCATGATGTGCCCGGGCTGATGGCTCAATCCGATTTGGTGATCGGTGCCGGCCGGGTGGCCATGGAAGCCATTCTGATGCAACGTCCGGTCTTTGCCGTGGGCGAGGCAGAAACCGTAGGGCTGGTGACCCCCGACAACATTGACGCCGCCATGGCGAGCAATTTCGGCGATATTGGCCCCACCGATCTCAATATCGACTTTGCTACCCTGCCCGCTCAAATTACCGCTGCTCTGGACACTCGATTCGACAGCTCCGCGCTTGCCAGCACTGTTAAGAGCGCCTACGACCTGCAGGCGGTAACTACCGAGCTTGAAGCTCATTATCAGAGCGTTTTGGTGCACCGGCGGCGGCGGGAAGTGCCTATCATCATGTATCACCGCTTTATTAAAAATGAGAGCGAAAAAGGGATCCATGGCACCTATCTGCACGTGAACATGCTGGAAAAGCACTTCAAGCTGCTGAAACGTCTGGGGTATGAGACCCTTACCTTTGCCGATCTCACCGATAAAGGCATGGCGAGCCGGCTGGACGCCGGTAAAAAGTACATCATCATCACGGTGGATGACGGTTACAAAGACAACTATGAGCTACTGTTTCCGCTGTTGAAAAAATACGGCTTCAAGGCCGTGATATACGCCGTCACCGGAGAAACCTTTAACCGCTGGGACGTGGAAAAACCCGACAACCCGGAAAAAGCCGTGGAGCTGATGACCCCAGCCCAGATAAAGGAAATGGCCGATTCCGGCCTCGTGGAGTTTGGCGGTCACACCCTGACCCATCCCAAGCTGGACCAGCTAGGTCGCGAGCAACAACGTGCCGAAATTGCTGAAAACAAGGCCCAACTGGAGCAACTTTTGGGCCATAAGCTGACCTCCTTCGCTTATCCATTCGGTATTCACAACGACGACAGCAAACAATTGGCCAAAGAACTGGGTTATCCCTTTGCCGTGGCCACCAACAGCGGCCCCCTGGCCATGCATGAAGATCTCTGGCAGATCCGTCGCATCGCCATATTTCCCCGTACCGATGTATTTGGACTGTGGCGGAAGATTAAAGGGAACTATGTGTTCAGGAAAAATAAATAA
- a CDS encoding acyltransferase translates to MMSKFKLRLLNIVKNKEGNIYLAPQSYLVWNKIKLSGKKNRLHVKGNGKFRRCTISVKGDNNLIEIEDGANISFSNLEIVGNNCLIRIGRETDIGGAYLSAKGEATRLTIGEHCMFSRNINVMTYDGHPIYDADSNEALNSPSHIAIGNRVWVAANAAILKGVTIADDSVVAFGSIVTKNVDKKTIVAGSPAKTIKQNIKWEH, encoded by the coding sequence ATGATGAGCAAGTTCAAGCTGCGACTGCTTAATATTGTAAAAAACAAGGAAGGAAACATTTACCTCGCTCCTCAGTCCTATCTTGTCTGGAACAAGATAAAGCTTTCCGGAAAGAAGAACCGACTGCATGTGAAGGGAAATGGAAAGTTCCGCCGCTGTACCATCAGCGTAAAAGGTGATAATAACCTCATTGAAATAGAGGACGGCGCCAATATCAGTTTCAGCAACCTGGAAATTGTCGGTAACAACTGTCTAATCCGCATTGGCAGGGAAACCGATATCGGCGGCGCCTACCTGTCCGCCAAGGGGGAAGCCACCCGGCTTACTATTGGCGAACACTGCATGTTTTCCCGTAATATCAATGTAATGACCTATGACGGTCACCCCATTTATGATGCAGACAGCAACGAGGCTCTGAATTCCCCTAGTCACATTGCTATCGGCAACCGTGTCTGGGTCGCCGCTAACGCTGCCATTCTGAAGGGTGTCACCATTGCAGACGACAGTGTTGTTGCTTTTGGCTCAATTGTCACCAAAAATGTAGATAAGAAGACCATAGTAGCAGGATCACCAGCCAAAACCATCAAGCAAAATATCAAGTGGGAGCATTAA
- a CDS encoding acyltransferase has protein sequence MKKLLRNSLYLLGLPKSLYVCLRLCSFKDAFKLPILVSHRTKLNSLSGKVSFSRPKTGTVRIGFGSVETVDFAYQRTILHITGHIHFHGKTKIGKGSKLSIEGELVLGENFHISAGGTLLCRKEISIGRNGLMAWESLITDADHHHLLNQNGDIINPASAVRIGDHVWIGARAMILKGSEIADDCVVGAQSLVTGRFSENKVLIAGSPAKVVKKDILWKE, from the coding sequence TTGAAAAAACTCCTGCGAAATAGCCTGTATCTTCTGGGGCTTCCCAAAAGCCTTTATGTGTGTTTACGGTTATGTAGTTTCAAGGATGCATTCAAGCTTCCCATTTTGGTATCACACAGAACAAAACTGAATAGCCTTTCTGGCAAGGTCAGTTTTTCCAGACCCAAAACGGGTACTGTAAGAATTGGATTTGGCAGTGTTGAAACTGTTGATTTTGCTTATCAGAGAACCATCCTACACATTACCGGACACATTCACTTTCACGGCAAAACCAAGATTGGAAAAGGTTCAAAACTGTCGATAGAGGGTGAGCTCGTACTGGGTGAAAACTTTCATATCTCCGCCGGCGGAACCCTGCTTTGCAGAAAAGAGATTAGTATTGGCCGCAATGGTCTGATGGCCTGGGAAAGCCTGATCACAGATGCTGATCATCATCATCTGCTCAATCAGAACGGGGATATCATCAATCCGGCATCAGCAGTCAGAATTGGAGATCATGTCTGGATCGGGGCTCGCGCCATGATTCTGAAGGGCAGCGAAATAGCCGACGATTGTGTAGTCGGAGCGCAAAGTCTAGTCACAGGACGCTTCTCTGAAAACAAGGTACTGATTGCTGGCAGTCCTGCAAAAGTAGTGAAAAAAGACATACTCTGGAAAGAATAA
- the waaF gene encoding lipopolysaccharide heptosyltransferase II — MKILVIGPSWVGDMVMSQSLYITLKKQHPEAELHVMAPAWCCALLERMPEVDKAIVMPLGHGDFGLTERFRLGRKLATEGYDWAIIQPNSLKSALIPLFAGIKKRTGWKGESRYGLLNDLRSNKRDFPLMVERYNALAYPKAQMQNHQNIPELPWPALSVNANNQQSALTELNLNTTRAILSLCPGAEFGPAKRWPETYYAEVAQHQIERGRQVWIFGSAKDIAVAEAIKHQQPERLREHCHVLAGRTSLHQAIDLMALSTAVVSNDSGLMHIAAALQRPLVGVYGSTSPQYTPPLAEKVAVVHTDIECRPCFKRECPLGHLKCLKELPPQRVIDALARLAG; from the coding sequence ATGAAAATTCTGGTTATAGGCCCTTCCTGGGTCGGAGACATGGTGATGTCCCAGAGCCTCTACATCACCCTGAAAAAGCAACACCCCGAGGCCGAGCTGCATGTAATGGCACCGGCCTGGTGCTGTGCCCTGTTGGAGCGTATGCCCGAAGTGGACAAGGCCATCGTGATGCCCCTGGGGCATGGCGACTTCGGGCTAACCGAGCGCTTTCGACTGGGCAGAAAACTGGCTACTGAAGGTTATGACTGGGCCATCATTCAGCCCAACTCTCTCAAATCGGCGCTGATCCCGCTGTTTGCCGGCATCAAGAAGCGCACCGGCTGGAAGGGCGAGTCCCGCTACGGCCTGCTCAACGACCTGCGCAGCAACAAACGGGACTTTCCACTAATGGTCGAGCGCTACAATGCCCTTGCCTACCCCAAGGCCCAGATGCAAAACCATCAGAACATTCCCGAGTTGCCCTGGCCGGCCCTGAGTGTGAATGCCAATAATCAACAGTCTGCTCTGACCGAGCTGAACCTGAATACCACCAGAGCGATACTCAGCCTTTGCCCCGGAGCCGAATTTGGCCCCGCCAAACGCTGGCCCGAAACCTATTATGCCGAGGTGGCACAACACCAGATTGAACGGGGCCGGCAGGTCTGGATCTTCGGCTCTGCCAAGGACATTGCGGTAGCCGAAGCCATTAAGCATCAGCAGCCTGAACGGTTAAGGGAGCACTGCCATGTATTGGCAGGCAGAACCTCGCTGCACCAGGCCATCGACCTGATGGCGCTGAGCACCGCCGTGGTATCCAACGACTCCGGCCTGATGCATATCGCCGCCGCCCTGCAACGCCCTTTGGTGGGAGTGTATGGTTCCACCTCTCCTCAATACACGCCGCCCCTGGCAGAAAAAGTGGCTGTGGTGCATACCGATATCGAATGCCGCCCCTGCTTCAAGCGGGAGTGCCCGCTCGGACACCTCAAATGCCTGAAGGAGTTACCCCCCCAGCGGGTGATTGACGCTCTGGCCAGGCTGGCAGGCTAG
- the waaA gene encoding lipid IV(A) 3-deoxy-D-manno-octulosonic acid transferase, with the protein MLYRLLYNLLIHLFSPLLLALLYWPKKGKPGFGRRWPEHLGLVAPVNGERPVWLHAVSVGEVVAATPLIKALKAAHPELPVLVTTTTRTGADQAAKLGDLIEHRYAPLDFPWAVALFLRRVKPRALLIMETELWPNWLAACGRRNVPVMVLNARLSARSAERYRRFHGIFRLLSNHLSHISCQYGDDADRFAGLGVPQDRLSITGSIKFDIDYDDAVREQGRALRMQLGAQRPVWIAASTHEGEDEQLLAAHQTLLTHQPSTLLMLVPRHPQRFDQVAALVHKQGLTLHRRTQGEPDAGIQVYLGDTMGELPVLLAAADVAFVGGSLIERGGHNLLEPAALGKPVLTGPSTFNFSDITRELRQAGGARVVANGEALALALAELLEHEPERNTMGSAALKVVRANQGALARTLDTIANQLAL; encoded by the coding sequence ATGCTCTATCGCCTGCTCTACAACCTGCTTATTCACCTGTTCAGCCCGCTGTTGCTGGCGCTGTTATACTGGCCGAAAAAAGGCAAACCCGGCTTTGGCCGACGCTGGCCGGAGCACCTGGGCCTGGTGGCACCAGTCAACGGCGAACGGCCGGTGTGGCTGCATGCGGTGAGCGTAGGGGAAGTGGTGGCGGCCACCCCGCTGATCAAGGCACTCAAGGCGGCACACCCGGAACTGCCGGTGCTGGTCACTACCACCACCCGTACCGGTGCCGATCAGGCCGCCAAGCTTGGGGATCTGATCGAGCACCGCTACGCCCCCCTGGACTTTCCCTGGGCGGTGGCCCTGTTTCTGCGCCGGGTTAAGCCTCGAGCCTTGCTGATCATGGAAACCGAACTCTGGCCCAACTGGCTCGCCGCCTGTGGCCGACGCAACGTGCCGGTGATGGTGCTCAATGCTCGACTGTCGGCCCGCTCCGCCGAAAGATACCGGCGTTTTCACGGCATTTTCCGGCTGTTATCCAACCATCTCAGCCATATTTCCTGCCAGTATGGGGACGATGCCGACCGCTTTGCCGGCCTCGGCGTACCTCAAGACAGGCTGAGCATTACCGGCTCCATCAAGTTTGATATCGACTACGACGATGCGGTACGGGAGCAGGGGCGAGCGCTGCGAATGCAACTGGGCGCACAGCGCCCGGTGTGGATTGCCGCCTCCACTCACGAAGGGGAAGACGAACAGCTGCTGGCGGCGCATCAGACACTGCTGACACACCAGCCGAGCACCCTGCTGATGCTGGTGCCCCGACACCCACAACGCTTTGATCAGGTCGCCGCGCTGGTACACAAACAGGGGTTAACCCTGCATCGCCGCACCCAGGGTGAGCCGGACGCCGGCATTCAGGTGTATCTGGGCGATACCATGGGCGAACTGCCGGTGCTGCTGGCGGCGGCCGATGTGGCCTTTGTGGGGGGCAGTCTGATTGAGCGGGGTGGCCACAACCTGCTGGAGCCCGCCGCCCTGGGTAAGCCGGTACTGACGGGCCCTTCAACCTTCAACTTCAGCGACATTACCCGTGAACTGCGCCAGGCCGGCGGTGCCAGGGTGGTGGCCAATGGCGAAGCACTGGCGCTGGCGCTGGCCGAGCTGCTTGAACACGAGCCAGAGCGTAATACCATGGGAAGCGCGGCCCTGAAGGTGGTCAGGGCCAATCAGGGCGCACTGGCGCGCACCCTGGACACCATCGCCAATCAGCTGGCCTTGTGA
- a CDS encoding 3-deoxy-D-manno-octulosonic acid kinase: MERIEHGSEIIWYDPDCFGDFHRDFFEIDFWREHNAIRGKAVGRNTTWFVEDEEGHKVLRHYYRGGMIGRVMEDTFLHVAESKSRAMAEFTVLAKLHRKGLPVPRPCAARMVRSNLVYRADIMLTRINNARDLVAILQERSLNEQEWQSIGHTIRRFHDAGLYHADLNSHNILLDDGGKSWLIDFDKCHFRQPGSWSRENMDRLLRSFRKELNLHEAFRWNEQDWKALQQGYHKAS, from the coding sequence ATGGAACGAATTGAGCACGGCTCTGAAATTATCTGGTATGACCCGGACTGCTTTGGTGACTTTCACCGGGACTTTTTTGAGATCGACTTCTGGCGCGAGCACAACGCCATTCGCGGCAAGGCGGTGGGGCGCAATACTACCTGGTTTGTGGAAGATGAAGAGGGTCACAAGGTGCTGCGTCATTACTACCGGGGCGGCATGATCGGCCGGGTCATGGAAGACACTTTCCTGCATGTGGCCGAGTCCAAAAGCCGGGCCATGGCCGAATTTACCGTGCTGGCCAAGCTGCACCGCAAGGGCCTGCCGGTGCCGCGTCCCTGTGCCGCGCGCATGGTGCGCTCCAACCTGGTCTACCGGGCCGATATCATGCTGACCCGCATCAACAATGCTCGGGATTTGGTAGCCATACTGCAGGAAAGATCACTGAACGAGCAGGAATGGCAAAGTATTGGCCATACCATTCGCCGCTTTCACGATGCCGGCCTGTACCACGCCGATCTCAACAGTCATAACATCCTGCTGGATGACGGCGGCAAGAGCTGGCTCATTGACTTCGACAAGTGCCATTTTCGCCAGCCCGGCAGTTGGTCCCGGGAAAACATGGACCGCCTGCTGCGTTCATTCCGCAAGGAACTGAACCTGCACGAGGCTTTCCGCTGGAACGAGCAGGACTGGAAAGCCCTGCAACAGGGCTATCACAAGGCCAGCTGA
- a CDS encoding glycosyltransferase family 9 protein, whose amino-acid sequence MAVFTSAPTSLCLLRLSAIGDCCHTVALVQAIQRQWPQTRITWITGKIEARLLDQLPDVEIVTFDKSAGWRAYLRLWRQLRGRRFDALLHMQAAMRASIVSLGIRAEYRLGFERERAKDGQWLFTNLKVEAKGEHVADGFMGFGRTLGLIDTTPRWHWPVTPEAQAQAAKHKDKRPLLLICPAASKAYKNWTAEGYAALADHAHKRDMKVMLIGSPAKMERDLAARIEQLTANIDENLVGRTSLPELMALIKTASLVVAPDTGPAHMATLTGTPVLGLYAHHNPARTGPYHCRDYVVSVYEEALLAETGKTPAELPWRTRVKDQHAMKRITIERVTAQFDRLCGDFNLLQEPS is encoded by the coding sequence ATGGCAGTCTTCACCTCGGCTCCCACCTCCCTGTGCTTGCTGCGCCTGTCCGCCATTGGCGACTGTTGCCATACGGTGGCGCTGGTGCAAGCCATACAACGCCAGTGGCCACAAACCCGCATCACCTGGATCACCGGCAAAATCGAAGCCCGGCTGCTCGATCAGCTGCCCGATGTCGAGATTGTCACCTTTGACAAAAGCGCCGGCTGGCGAGCCTATCTCCGATTGTGGCGGCAATTACGCGGCCGCCGCTTTGATGCCCTGCTGCATATGCAGGCGGCCATGCGCGCCAGCATTGTCAGCCTGGGCATTCGCGCCGAATACCGCCTTGGCTTTGAACGGGAACGCGCCAAGGACGGCCAATGGCTGTTTACCAACCTCAAGGTGGAGGCCAAGGGCGAACACGTGGCGGACGGCTTTATGGGCTTTGGCCGAACACTGGGGTTGATTGACACAACGCCTCGGTGGCATTGGCCCGTGACGCCCGAAGCACAAGCTCAGGCCGCCAAACATAAGGATAAACGACCGTTATTGCTAATCTGTCCCGCCGCCAGCAAGGCCTACAAGAACTGGACCGCCGAGGGCTATGCCGCCCTCGCCGATCATGCTCATAAGCGCGACATGAAGGTGATGCTGATCGGCAGCCCGGCCAAGATGGAACGGGATCTGGCGGCCCGCATCGAACAACTGACGGCCAACATTGATGAAAACCTGGTGGGTCGAACCAGCCTTCCCGAGCTGATGGCATTGATCAAGACGGCCAGCCTGGTGGTAGCCCCCGATACCGGCCCGGCGCACATGGCCACCCTCACCGGCACTCCGGTGCTGGGGCTCTATGCCCATCATAACCCGGCCCGCACCGGCCCCTATCATTGCCGGGATTATGTGGTCAGCGTTTACGAAGAGGCCCTACTGGCGGAAACCGGCAAGACCCCCGCCGAGCTGCCCTGGCGTACCCGGGTCAAGGATCAGCACGCCATGAAGCGCATTACCATTGAGCGAGTAACCGCGCAATTCGACCGCCTCTGTGGTGATTTCAATCTATTACAGGAGCCGTCATGA
- a CDS encoding glycosyltransferase family 2 protein, producing the protein MNRPTLAAVLIVKNEADNLAKCLATLDWVDEIVVMDSGSTDGTRAVAESADARFFVNDQWPGFGPQRRLAQSKVQSDWVLWIDADERVTPELRASIEAVLESPTNNTVYSLPRLSWVFGRYIRHCGWYPDRVLRLYPKALTGYNEALVHEKVETGPGITISPLQGDLLHYTYRDLQHYLVKSAGYAAAWAEQRQQRGKKGSLTQGLLHGIGCFLKMYVLKAGFLDGKQGLLLSLLSAHSTFVKYADLWIRTETRPPRN; encoded by the coding sequence ATGAACCGCCCCACCCTTGCCGCTGTGCTGATCGTCAAGAACGAAGCCGACAACCTGGCCAAGTGCCTCGCCACCCTGGACTGGGTGGATGAAATCGTGGTGATGGACTCGGGCAGCACAGACGGCACCCGAGCCGTAGCCGAGTCCGCCGACGCCCGCTTTTTTGTCAACGATCAGTGGCCGGGTTTTGGCCCTCAGCGCCGCCTGGCCCAGAGCAAGGTGCAATCCGATTGGGTGTTGTGGATCGATGCCGACGAACGGGTCACCCCCGAGCTGCGCGCCAGCATAGAAGCCGTGCTGGAAAGCCCCACCAACAACACCGTGTATTCCCTTCCCCGCCTGTCCTGGGTGTTTGGCCGTTACATTCGCCACTGCGGCTGGTACCCGGACCGGGTTCTGCGGCTCTACCCCAAGGCACTCACCGGCTACAACGAGGCGCTGGTGCATGAAAAGGTGGAGACGGGCCCCGGCATCACCATCTCACCGCTGCAGGGCGATCTGCTCCACTACACCTACCGGGATCTGCAGCACTATCTGGTGAAGTCGGCGGGCTATGCCGCCGCCTGGGCCGAGCAGCGCCAGCAGCGCGGCAAAAAAGGTTCCCTCACTCAAGGCCTGTTGCACGGCATCGGCTGCTTTCTGAAGATGTATGTGCTCAAGGCCGGCTTTCTTGACGGTAAGCAGGGCCTGCTGCTCAGCCTGCTGTCGGCCCATTCCACCTTTGTGAAATACGCCGATCTCTGGATCAGGACAGAAACTCGGCCGCCCAGGAACTAA